Within the candidate division WOR-3 bacterium genome, the region ATACCCGTCGTTCCACTCATAGCACGTTGTTGCGTCAGTCGTTTTGACTATGTATGTATCGTCTGGCCTTACTGCTATAGCTTTTGTTGCGTTTTCTGTGAAATAAATTGAACTCATTATAAACGGGTATGTAACAGCTCCAGCCCTACCATAGGAGAAGATATTGTTAATTGGATGAATACTGGATAACCAATACGCTTCATTGGTCAGCATATCATATATAATTGTTGTTTTGAGCCTAGCTCTAGCTTCTTTCTTGGTTGTATGCTTGTACGCAAGAGTAGACATAAGGTAAGATATTGGATTTCCGTCTTGGTCTTCCGCCCACCCTATGTAAAAGACAAGAGGTATGTTCGATTCTGCCCAAGTCCCTGCCGAAGCATACGGATCTGAATCGTATACTTGTATACTTGCAAAGAATCGGTCAAATCCACTAACGTTTATTGGGCTTCTGGCACCGCTTCTGATCCTTCCGTGGAAGAGTAGCTTAAGGTCTCTCGTATCGCTACGCACTTTTATTCCTGTATATATCTGTGGTACATCTATATTGTACCAACCTGGACTTATCGAGTATAGCGGTGTTGCTGAGTATTTCAGCTCGTACTGGTAAGATGGGCTTGAACCAGCCGGTGAGTACCTGAACAACCCTTTATCAGTATCTATTTCCTCAGGGCTCTGAGTGCTCGGATAGAACAGCACGTACTGACCTCCCTCTATCATCACACCGTCTGCTTGTACTGTCCCGTTAGTCGTATACGCTAGGTTTAATGCTGATGGTGGGAAATAGACCTTAACAGGTATGTTTATCGTGTACTTTACTCCATTAGTTGCGTAGTAACCCATGTTAAACACTAGCATCTGCCCTCTTTTACGTACTACATGGACGACGACCCTGTTAGAACCATCCGTCAGGTCTATTCCTATATAGTAACCAGCGTATACCGGTACTATCAACCCTCTACAATCGCGGGGATATGCTGTACTCGGGTTCGTTTCCACCGTGTGATCCCATGCTTCCTCTCTGTCGAACATCCTGTTACCGGGTGAGTTAGTACTCGGATTCCACCATTTGAAGTACTCGCTGAATCTTGTTGGTATACATATTAATTCGTCGCATATGTATAGTGTCTGATTAGGTACTGTTACATCACCATATACTCTAGTCCCAAATAACTTACTGACAAACCACCTTAACGTCGGGTCTGCCAATTTCTTAATTACTTCACTCACATATATCACCTCACTAATAATTACTTTTCGGGGATATTTATTTTTTCACCATTAACAATACTGCTATTACTATAGCCCCTCCAATTGCTAACATTAACATGTCTTTAAGCTGTGATATCATGTTGTCTTTCTGGTCTAAAGTGGATTTGGTGTCTTTTGTTGATACTTGTGGTGGTGTTATTTTACTTATTAGGTCTATAAATGTTTGTTCTGGGTTTGGTGTGGTGCTTGCGAAATCTTTTATTTCTTTTATTATGTTTAGGTATTGTGTGTAGCTGTCGTGAACTAACTGCTCTATCTTATATGTTGTCTCTGATACTAGTATGTCTCTCACAACTAGGGCTATGGTTATTCCTAATGCTCCTGCAACTATTGCTATTATTATTGGTAGTATTGGTATTGGGTCATTAACGTAATACACTATTAATAAACCATTATCGTATTCTACCTTTACTATAGGTAGTGGAATTCCTAGTAAATTCGTTATAGACTGTGCTAGAGGTATTAAGACATTATATATTCTTGTTCCTAACCACATAATAAAGTTATATAACTGCTTTAGCCCTGGTATATTATTAAACATACTTACGTCATATACTACCTTAATAATGAACTCACTTTTTGGATATAGCGTTATAGTAGTGTTAGTATAAAGCGTTGGATTCTTGCTTATCATGTAGTATTTTTTACCGTCTCTTACTCTAATTATCTCTAGTATTAAGTCATTTACTCCTCTATCAACAATACTTATGTTACTTCCGTAATAGCTGTCTGCAAAAACGTCGCTACTTGTTCTTATACAATAATATATTTGTGCTTCAAATGTGTTATTGTTCTCATCAACTATGTTTATCCTGTATTTTCCTGCTCCATACATATACTTAAGAGTAATCCTTTCCTTTAACACATTATTAGTATCATATACATCAACATATAAGTTATAAATAGCTGGTGTCTGCGGTGGTGTTCCATGTGGGTTTGTCTCCCATACTCTGACTTCGTATAGGGTTGCTGGTCTGTTAGTTCCTGTTACTGTGTCATCAACATATATTATTGTCTCGCTCTCATACACTTTAAGTCTGTGCGTAT harbors:
- a CDS encoding carboxypeptidase-like regulatory domain-containing protein, whose translation is MSEVIKKLADPTLRWFVSKLFGTRVYGDVTVPNQTLYICDELICIPTRFSEYFKWWNPSTNSPGNRMFDREEAWDHTVETNPSTAYPRDCRGLIVPVYAGYYIGIDLTDGSNRVVVHVVRKRGQMLVFNMGYYATNGVKYTINIPVKVYFPPSALNLAYTTNGTVQADGVMIEGGQYVLFYPSTQSPEEIDTDKGLFRYSPAGSSPSYQYELKYSATPLYSISPGWYNIDVPQIYTGIKVRSDTRDLKLLFHGRIRSGARSPINVSGFDRFFASIQVYDSDPYASAGTWAESNIPLVFYIGWAEDQDGNPISYLMSTLAYKHTTKKEARARLKTTIIYDMLTNEAYWLSSIHPINNIFSYGRAGAVTYPFIMSSIYFTENATKAIAVRPDDTYIVKTTDATTCYEWNDGYGFCNVFSDRAVCFEYLGFYTDDPNISIANPKYMGVNRCDQWPNKRAFADQIKPYMDRTLYADKTYFVMARIWVESPDLSDEEYANRIKKYAPKVLSSNEWSNLVTNIPPYSLRIFGIPETARVIYYTYLKTVTPGSNITISGSVTGLGGETHANKKIKILIIDQQNNIVTQTSTYTDGEGNFSINLTAPQTPGNYKVVIIATNEEQPIS